CTCGTCTCCCGTACCTATGGTTTGGGTAACCTGGGTTAACTGGGCGATGCCAAATCGGAGGTCGTGCGCCTTGGTTAACCCAAGCACAGCAACGCCATTGGCATTGGTCAGTATAAAGTCGGCAGTGACTTTGCCATCTTCGACCCTGGCATCGGTGAAGTTCACCTTAAGCGTGGCAGTAGAATCAATATTGACGCCAACAACGCCGTCCTCGCCATCTTTACCGTCCTCACCGTCGCTGCCACAGGCAAATAGTGTCAGCGATATCAGGGCGGCCAACGCCAGGCGGGTAGTCCTGTACACCTGTCTTTGGAAGTTCATCTTTGTATCCCTGCATTGCGTTTATTGCACGAATGGGACCGATGACAGCTGGCCCCCTAATTATCGCCGCCCAAAAAGGGCGGCTTTTTAATCATCAATGAATTGGGTGAACCTTAAGCACATCGGCCATGCCACCCTGGCTGTGACAGGTGTTGCAGCTTTCGGTGCCCGCGCTGGCATCGGCCTTGGTTCCGGCAAACACGCCACCCTGTTGGGTCATGTGGTTTTTGGCGCTGTCGGACTCGTGGCAGTTACTGCATATGGCTGCGGTGGGACTGGTAAAGCTGCCATCATTCAATGCCATGGGCTGCACCGCTGCAGAAAGCGGCAGCGCTATGCTGAGTACGCCATCGGCGTTGTTGGTGTGGCACTGGGCGCAGTTGCCAATGTTGCCGGGATAGTTGAGGGTCTCGAAGCCTTCAAATTTGCCCCTGTGCAGTGCATGAATGAGCTGCTTGAAGTCAGCCGTTGTATGGGCAGGGTTGGCGGCAGTGGCATCCGCCTGCATATTGTGGTTGTGACACAGCTGGCACTGGCCCTCCAAATCGTTGCGGGCACCATGGAAGTTAAGCTTCTGATCGCCATGACAATTACCACATGTTTCGTTGGTCACCACGGTGCGACGTCCGGCAGTGGTCAGCATGGAAGCATCAAAGAAGCGGTGCGATGATTTGATAACCAGCACATCTACACCATCACCACAGGCAACCAGCTTGCCATCGGCAGCGCAAACGCGGCCTTGAACAGCAAGGGTGCCGGTGTCTGCTTCTGTACCCGCAGGCACGGTCAGCCCGGTGATCTGATAGCTGTTTACTCCATTTTCAGAGGCCACAGCCGCCGTGCTTTGCAGTCTTATTGAGCGGGCGCTGCGGGTGGTGTAATCCATGCTGCCGCCCCAGTTGGCGTAGAGGCGCAAATCCGACACGAAGTCCAGGCTGTCGGCGGCGCCGTAGACTTCACCACTTTGCGGATTGACGAGTTTGACGCCCACAGTGACAGTACCTGCGGCCATGCTGGCAGATGTCAGCTGTACCTCAAAGGCGGCCAGTGCATCGTCGTTTGCTTTATCGGAGTGCACCTCGGCAGTCCAGTCTGCGTTGTGACAGGCTACACAATTGGCGTTGGTTGGCTGTGCAGGGTGTCCTTCACCTGCGGGGAAATTAATGTTGGTATGACAGCTCCCACAGGCCTCCATGGTGGGGATTTTGTGCCAATTCTGATTGTCGGCGAGCGCCGCATCGTTTTTGTGGCATGTCTCGCAATCGGCCAATGGCTGGGGAAACCCTGCCAGGTGTTTGCTATGCACCATGGGCGCAAACACATTCGCGGGATTGGATACCCGGGTGGCATTGTGGCAGGTGACACAGGTTTCGACTTGATTGTATCTGCTGCCATGGAAGGCCAGATTGCTGTGACAACTGTTACAGGTGTCGATACTGACAATATTACGGGTATAGGCAGGTTCGCCAGCGCTTTGCCAGTCCTTGTGGGCATTGGTAATGGGCAACGGCGTGCCGTCGGGCAGGCTATCGCCGCCAAGCTTGATCACCAAACGTTGGGTGGCGCCGTCTATCAGGCTTTGACCGTTCATGCCATCAAAGGGGGCGCTGAAACTGTATGTATAGATACCGGTTTTGAGGTCGGTATAGCTGCCGGGGCAGGTGGCGGCGCAGTTTTCAGAGCCGAAGTATTGCCAGGTGCTGGCATTGCCAGCGCCGGTATAGCCTTCGGGTACCAACTGGGCTGCGATAAAGGTGGCTGATGGTATGCCCACTACCACTTCATCATCCTGGTTGGTCACCCGG
This portion of the Shewanella amazonensis SB2B genome encodes:
- a CDS encoding OmcA/MtrC family decaheme c-type cytochrome is translated as MSISKRISIKRLCRLPLAGATLLALTACGGSDGDSGKPGDPGGEPAMTIQSLHVEFMDVGFTDGVASVKYRVTNQDDEVVVGIPSATFIAAQLVPEGYTGAGNASTWQYFGSENCAATCPGSYTDLKTGIYTYSFSAPFDGMNGQSLIDGATQRLVIKLGGDSLPDGTPLPITNAHKDWQSAGEPAYTRNIVSIDTCNSCHSNLAFHGSRYNQVETCVTCHNATRVSNPANVFAPMVHSKHLAGFPQPLADCETCHKNDAALADNQNWHKIPTMEACGSCHTNINFPAGEGHPAQPTNANCVACHNADWTAEVHSDKANDDALAAFEVQLTSASMAAGTVTVGVKLVNPQSGEVYGAADSLDFVSDLRLYANWGGSMDYTTRSARSIRLQSTAAVASENGVNSYQITGLTVPAGTEADTGTLAVQGRVCAADGKLVACGDGVDVLVIKSSHRFFDASMLTTAGRRTVVTNETCGNCHGDQKLNFHGARNDLEGQCQLCHNHNMQADATAANPAHTTADFKQLIHALHRGKFEGFETLNYPGNIGNCAQCHTNNADGVLSIALPLSAAVQPMALNDGSFTSPTAAICSNCHESDSAKNHMTQQGGVFAGTKADASAGTESCNTCHSQGGMADVLKVHPIH